In the genome of Globicephala melas chromosome 3, mGloMel1.2, whole genome shotgun sequence, one region contains:
- the TLE6 gene encoding transducin-like enhancer protein 6, translated as MATRSSDWLQQTPGVDTVHQLDTWPSWDSEPRFWQDVLTEQLWQIFTGIQERPRRRILSPATPSPSSSEGSRKGSTGLGTVGEEVFSHMAQELPVKTYQFLKPICWDPEDFENTWNRPDALPWQSKKLAVPHRVEKIRRLEHGEPVLATAVSSFTRHAFTCGRGGVKVWSLVGQVVEARFPESYLRVQTQGAYLRTCLLFSNSTALLTGGHNLTSVSLWDLTAPSLYVRAELPCAGLTCQALAASPEDNLAFAGFTDGSVRIWDLRNQSVVRDLPGHLNGAKSIAVKDQHIWTGGLDACLRCWDLRTTGEPQEYQFESQIMSLSPSPWEDWVLVGTANGQQWLQPSLGGQKHMVGCKDGTILGLKFSPLGQWWVSVGTDNLVSVFSMPMGTTVVQVPETSSIMCCDVSPSNHLIVTGSRDHASVYQITY; from the exons ATGGCCACGAGGTCATCCGACTGGCTCCAGCAGACCCCCGGAGTGGACACAGTCCACCAGCTAGACACGTGGCCATCCTGGGACTCGGAGCCCCGGTTTTGGCAGGATGTTCTGACAGAGCAGCTCTGGCAGATTTTTACTGGGATCCAGGAGCGCCCAAGACGCAGGA TTCTCAGCCCAGCTAcgccctcccccagctcctctgaGGGCTCCCGAAAGGGAAGCACAGGACTGGGCACTGTAGGAGAGGAGGTGTTCTCCCACATGGCCCAG GAGCTTCCTGTAAAAACCTATCAATTTCTGAAGCCCAT ATGCTGGGACCCTGAGGACTTTGAAAACACATGGAATAGGCCTGATGCTTTGCCCTGGCAGTCCAAGAAGCTGGCCGTGCCACACAGAGTGGAGAAGATACGGAGGCTAGAACATGGGGAGCCCGTGCTGGCCACGGCCGTCAGCAGCTTCACGCGGCACGCCTTCACCTGTGGCAGGGGCGGCGTCAAGGTGTGGAGCCTGGTCGGCCAGGTGGTGGAGGCCAGGTTTCCGGAGAGCTACCTGCGTGTACAG ACCCAGGGGGCCTACCTGCGCACCTGCTTGCTGTTCTCAAACAGCACGGCCCTGCTGACGGGCGGCCACAACCTGACCAGCGTGAGCCTGTGGGACCTGACGGCACCTTCCCTGTACGTGAGAGCAGAGCTGCCCTGTGCAGGCCTCACCTGCCAGGCCCTGGCCGCCAGCCCTGAGGACAACCTGGCCTTTGCCGGTTTCACCGATGGCAGCGTCAGGATCTGGGACCTGCGGAACCAGAGTGTGGTCAG GGACCTGCCGGGTCACCTGAACGGTGCCAAGAGCATCGCTGTCAAAGACCAGCACATCTGGACAGGGGGTCTGGACGCCTGCCTGCGGTGCTGGGACCTGAGGACCACTGGGGAGCCCCAGGAATACCAGTTCGAGTCTCAG ATAATGAgcctgtcccccagcccctgggaggaCTGGGTGCTGGTGGGCACAGCCAACGGCCAGCAGTGGCTGCAGCCCAGCCTTGGGGGCCAGAAGCACATGGTGGGGTGTAAGGACGGCACCATCCTCGGTCTCAAGTTCTCCCCGCTGG GCCAGTGGTGGGTGAGCGTGGGGACGGACAACCTGGTCAGCGTCTTCAGCATGCCCATGGGGACCACAGTGGTCCAG GTACCCGAGACATCCTCCATCATGTGCTGCGACGTGTCCCCCAGCAACCACCTGATCGTCACGGGGTCCAGGGACCATGCCTCAGTGTACCAGATCACATACTGA